The nucleotide window AAAAATAAAGCATGGGCTCCTGCAGCAACACTCTCGTCAGCATCTCCTTTCATCAAACCGATATCCTGCAGGCCCTGAGTAATAACTTTTGCAGCATGCAGGTGTACATCTTTGTAAAAAATACCGGGCTTAATCATATCAATTGCTTCCATTTGAGCATTAAGACAAACAGAATACACATCGCGCTGAACAGAAGTAAATCTGCCGCTTACAGGTAATGTTCTTGTAATATCACTCGCATAGTGAAGAGGAGATTCAGCGCCTGAATCAAGCACAACAATGTCTCCGTCTTTCATAATATTATTGTGATGATGGTTGTGCAGAGTTTCTCCGTGCACAGAATATATTACCGGGAACGAAATAAAACTTCCGTTTGCGGCGACTGTTCCCTCAACCATTCCACAGACCTTATACTCTTTTATACCGGGTTTAGTCAGCTTCATTGCAAGGCGGTACATTTCATAGCTTATATCAAGTGCTTTGACAATTTCCTGTACTTCCTCGTCTGCTTTGACATTTCTCTGCTCTGCAACGGCTTTAATAAACTCAGGAGACACATTTTTGTTTACTTCGTTTACCGGGATATTGATCAGGTTTGAAATGAAAATTATATTTTCAGCCCTGTACTGGGGAAGGAAATGAATCTTTCTGCCTGAAGAAGCCCACTCCTTCATCATTACATCAAGGTCGTACATTGTTTTTGTTTTGCTCACTCCTGCTTTTTCCGCTTTTTCAGAAACTTTTTCCTGAGGCCCCATCCAGATTATGTCATCAATTGTAAAATCATCGCCGAAAATAATTTCATCGCCGGAATCAAGATCAATAACTGCAG belongs to bacterium and includes:
- a CDS encoding aminopeptidase P family protein, which gives rise to MKRTLDSGILFFPGNGESPMNYADNTYHFRQDSTFLYYWGIDDPGFAAVIDLDSGDEIIFGDDFTIDDIIWMGPQEKVSEKAEKAGVSKTKTMYDLDVMMKEWASSGRKIHFLPQYRAENIIFISNLINIPVNEVNKNVSPEFIKAVAEQRNVKADEEVQEIVKALDISYEMYRLAMKLTKPGIKEYKVCGMVEGTVAANGSFISFPVIYSVHGETLHNHHHNNIMKDGDIVVLDSGAESPLHYASDITRTLPVSGRFTSVQRDVYSVCLNAQMEAIDMIKPGIFYKDVHLHAAKVITQGLQDIGLMKGDADESVAAGAHALFFPHGLGHMMGLDVHDMENLGEQYIGYGDELERSSQFGLAFLRLGRALKPGFVLTAEPGIYFIPALIDQWQKENKLTQFINYDKVNEFRGFGGIRIEDDVLVTEQGHRVLGKPIAKTIEDVEKWCAE